Proteins encoded together in one Hevea brasiliensis isolate MT/VB/25A 57/8 chromosome 16, ASM3005281v1, whole genome shotgun sequence window:
- the LOC131174756 gene encoding probable terpene synthase 6 encodes MAVEAKHEHGTARLLVKYPQTEWGCSFASLSCQASELESYAKEVEALKEKVKDMLLQPTQELTKKIELINLLFRLGVSYHFKNEIEEQLNHIFIALPKLLDDDNDCDLHTVAILFQILRQYGYKVSCDVFNKFKDDGGFEKTIASDVKGLLSLYEATFLSVHGEDIFDEVVPFTRQHLETLVAQSSPHLANYMRNALKQPFHRSIERVEAKKYIVFYEGEESRDETLLRFAKLDYNRVQLLYRQELASLSRWWKDLDVAEKLHYSRDRIVEAYLWAVGPHFEPQDSLSRMLMAKSIEIITIVDDTYDEYATIDELQRFTAAIERWNIGAIDELPEYMKVLYKLILNFFDEIEKDGYNTCYAKETFKEMVRSNYVQAQWFNDGYIPAFDEYMRNGVVSVGYEAVRAASFIGMENIVGTTELQWLETNPKIVQAAKLISRLKNDIAAREKDGPSTLRCYMNEHGVSREKAIEEFKKMCENAWKDMNEDCLKPTAVSRTLLNYNLNIARSLEFLYLHGDYFTYAVCLKDYVKSLFLEELPL; translated from the exons ATGGCTGTGGAAGCGAAACACGAGCATGGCACTGCTCGTCTATTGGTAAAATATCCCCAAACAGAGTGGGGCTGCAGCTTTGCTTCACTTTCCTGTCAAGCTTCG gaacttgaatcatACGCTAAAGAGGTGGAAGCACTTAAAGAAAAGGTGAAAGATATGTTATTGCAGCCAACACAAGAGTTAACCAAGAAAATTGAGTTGATCAATTTATTATTCCGTCTTGGTGTGTCATATCATTTTAAGAATGAAATTGAAGAACAACTTAATCATATTTTCATTGCTCTTCCAAAGCTTCTTGATGACGATAATGACTGTGACCTCCATACTGTGGCAATTCTATTTCAAATTCTAAGACAATATGGATATAAAGTGTCTTGTG ATGTGTTCAACAAATTCAAGGATGATGGAGGGTTCGAGAAAACTATCGCAAGTGATGTGAAAGGCCTCCTTAGCTTATACGAAGCTACCTTTTTAAGTGTTCATGGAGAAGATATTTTCGATGAAGTTGTTCCTTTTACAAGGCAACACCTGGAAACCTTAGTTGCGCAATCAAGCCCTCATCTTGCAAACTATATGAGAAATGCTTTGAAGCAACCATTCCACCGTAGCATAGAAAGAGTAGAGGCCAAGAAATACATAGTCTTCTATGAAGGAGAGGAGTCTCGGGATGAAACTCTGCTTAGGTTTGCAAAGCTGGACTACAATCGAGTACAATTATTATACAGACAAGAGCTGGCCTCACTCTCAAG ATGGTGGAAGGACTTGGATGTGGCGGAAAAGCTTCATTACTCAAGGGACAGGATTGTGGAGGCCTATCTGTGGGCAGTTGGACCCCATTTCGAACCTCAGGATTCTCTTTCTCGGATGCTGATGGCAAAATCTATAGAAATCATAACAATAGTAGATGACACGTACGATGAATATGCTACAATCGATGAACTTCAACGTTTTACTGCTGCAATTGAGAG GTGGAACATTGGTGCCATTGATGAGTTACCAGAATACATGAAAGTTCTTTACAAGTTAATCTTAAACTTTTTTGATGAAATAGAAAAGGATGGCTACAACACTTGTTATGCGAAGGAGACT TTTAAAGAAATGGTGAGGTCCAACTATGTTCAGGCACAATGGTTTAACGATGGGTATATACCAGCATTTGATGAGTACATGCGCAATGGAGTAGTGTCAGTTGGGTATGAAGCAGTTCGAGCAGCATCCTTCATTGGAATGGAAAATATTGTAGGGACTACGGAACTCCAATGGTTAGAAACCAATCCAAAAATTGTCCAAGCTGCCAAGTTAATAAGTCGCCTGAAAAATGATATAGCAGCTCGCGAG AAGGATGGTCCTTCAACTTTACGTTGCTACATGAATGAACACGGTGTATCACGAGAGAAGGCAATTGAAGAGTTTAAAAAAATGTGTGAAAATGCCTGGAAGGACATGAATGAGGATTGCTTGAAGCCAACTGCTGTGTCTAGGACTTTGCTTAACTACAATCTCAACATTGCACGCTCCCTAGAATTTCTTTATTTGCACGGCGATTACTTCACGTATGCTGTATGTTTGAAAGATTACGTTAAATCATTGTTCCTGGAGGAACTGCCTCTGTAA
- the LOC131174630 gene encoding secreted RxLR effector protein 161-like has product MEKILYSCAIGSLMYAQVCSRPDITFSISVLSRYLSNSGWSHWKSAKKVMRYLQGTKNYMLTYERSSNLEVIGYSDSDFTGCVDDKKSTFDYIFMMSGGAVSWKKYVACYEATCQAIWLKKLISGMFVIESISRPLTIYCDNALAVCFSQNHRNFSRPNHFDVKFLFVREKIHESHTRIEHITTDRMIADPLTKSLPISVFQKHVGHMGVLKSFDDALV; this is encoded by the exons ATGGAAAAGATTCTATATAGTTGTGCTATTGGGAGCTTGATGTATGCCCAAGTATGCAGTCGTCCTGATATAACATTTTCTATTAGTGTCCTTAGTAGATACTTGAGTAATTCTGGATGGAGTCACTGGAAATCTGCAAAGAAAGTTATGAGATATTTGCAGGGTACTAAGAATTATATGTTGACTTACGAAAGATCTAGCAATCTAGAAGTTATTGGGTACTCTGATTCTGACTTTACAGGCTGTGTAGATGATAAAAAATCTACTTTTGattacatctttatgatgtctggAGGAGCTGTTTCTTGGAAGA AGTATGTTGCTTGTTATGAGGCGACTTGTCAAGCTATTTGGTTAAAGAAATTGATTTCTGGTATGTTTGTTATTGAGAGCATCTCAAGGCCCTTGACCATTTATTGCGATAATGCTCTTGCTGTTTGCTTCTCTCAAAATCATAGGAATTTTAGTCGACCTAATCATTTTGATGTCAAATTCCTGTTTGTTCGAGAGAAGATTCATGAATCACATACTCGAATTGAACATATTACTACGGACCGAATGATTGCAGATCCATTAACCAAATCTTTGCCCATTAGTGTTTTTCAGAAGCATGTTGGACATATGGGTGTACTGAAATCTTTTGATGATGCTTTGGTTTAG